A part of Vulcanisaeta moutnovskia 768-28 genomic DNA contains:
- the trpD gene encoding anthranilate phosphoribosyltransferase, which produces MRDILEKIARGFALSVDEAYDTARGMLTNIDEALSAAVLMGLRVRGEASSEIAGFARALRDYCMKIPVSERGKYVDTAGTGGDGFGTLNASTAAALIAAYLGAHVIKHGNRSVSSTSGSADFLEALGFNINLPPNKAAEMATRYRFTFAFAPAYHPAMKNVMPVRKKLGIRTIFNLVGPLANPALLTRQLIGVAEAALMDRMAEAALMLGYEHAVLIHGEPGIDEVSVFGRTEVAEVRGGRIDKYFIEPRDLGLRTHDIRDVRVSSPLESVEKTRRAVSSGDRAARDFIIANTAFTLYIAGVVKDIRDGVEYVETNLNDGFWDYVNELARVSKS; this is translated from the coding sequence ATGAGGGACATACTTGAGAAGATAGCGAGGGGGTTTGCATTGAGTGTTGATGAGGCTTATGACACCGCCAGGGGCATGTTGACGAACATTGACGAGGCGCTATCCGCGGCAGTGCTCATGGGACTTAGAGTGAGGGGTGAAGCATCAAGTGAAATCGCAGGTTTTGCGAGAGCACTGAGGGATTACTGCATGAAAATACCAGTGAGTGAAAGGGGTAAGTACGTGGATACTGCTGGTACTGGTGGTGATGGCTTCGGCACACTCAATGCATCAACGGCAGCAGCATTAATTGCGGCTTACCTGGGCGCCCACGTGATTAAGCATGGTAATAGGAGTGTATCCTCAACATCAGGCAGCGCCGATTTTCTAGAGGCCTTGGGCTTCAATATAAACCTGCCACCTAATAAGGCGGCCGAGATGGCCACTAGGTATCGCTTCACCTTTGCCTTCGCACCTGCCTATCACCCAGCCATGAAGAATGTAATGCCGGTTAGGAAGAAGTTGGGTATAAGGACAATATTTAACTTGGTCGGTCCATTGGCAAACCCCGCATTACTAACTAGGCAATTAATTGGTGTGGCTGAGGCCGCGCTCATGGATAGGATGGCCGAGGCAGCATTAATGCTTGGTTATGAGCATGCCGTGCTAATACATGGAGAACCCGGTATTGATGAGGTCTCGGTTTTCGGAAGAACAGAAGTGGCGGAGGTCAGGGGAGGGAGGATTGATAAGTACTTCATTGAGCCCAGGGACCTAGGGTTAAGAACTCATGATATAAGGGATGTCAGGGTTTCAAGCCCATTGGAGAGCGTTGAGAAGACGAGACGCGCAGTTTCAAGTGGGGATAGGGCGGCCAGGGACTTCATAATCGCAAACACCGCATTCACACTTTACATTGCAGGCGTTGTTAAGGATATTAGGGATGGTGTTGAGTACGTAGAGACCAACCTAAATGATGGGTTCTGGGACTATGTTAATGAGTTAGCTAGGGTGAGCAAATCATGA
- a CDS encoding TrpB-like pyridoxal phosphate-dependent enzyme — protein sequence MMIPHYWYNINVDLPKPLPPPIDPYEVDSRIALLMRILPSELIDQEFTPLRYVPIPDEVRELYERMGRPTPFRRAYGLERALGNGVKIYYKFEGALPAGSHKLNTAIPQVYYAIKDGAKEVVTETGAGQWGLAVSLAAALLSVKATVFMTKNSYLNKAQRVLFMRTYGADVYPSPSELTSFGREALKTKPDHPGSLGLAITEAIEFTLMGEGRKYIPGSVLGFVVLHQTVIGQEVLQQMPEEPNLVIGCVGGGSNFSGFSFPMIGAKLRNEGFEKTRFLAVESRVAPKLTSGRYMYDFPDTGGLLPMVKMLTLGHDYVPPPTHAAGLRYHGAAPSLSMLVKEGVVEARAYGQEEVMEAARIFARTEGIIPAPESAHAIKAAIDEAKRMPKGSVIFFNLSGHGLLDVDAYSNTR from the coding sequence ATGATGATCCCCCATTACTGGTATAATATAAATGTGGATCTGCCAAAGCCATTACCACCACCCATTGATCCCTACGAAGTTGACTCCAGAATCGCATTGCTCATGAGGATACTACCCAGTGAGTTGATTGATCAGGAATTCACGCCACTTAGGTATGTGCCAATACCCGATGAGGTTAGGGAGCTCTACGAAAGGATGGGTAGACCAACACCGTTCAGGAGGGCCTATGGGCTAGAGAGGGCCTTGGGTAATGGTGTTAAGATTTACTATAAGTTTGAGGGTGCATTGCCAGCGGGCTCTCATAAGTTAAATACGGCAATACCCCAGGTTTATTATGCGATAAAGGATGGTGCTAAGGAGGTTGTTACAGAGACTGGCGCTGGTCAGTGGGGTCTCGCAGTGTCATTGGCAGCGGCATTACTAAGTGTTAAGGCTACCGTGTTCATGACGAAGAATTCATACCTCAACAAGGCACAGAGGGTTCTTTTCATGAGGACTTACGGTGCCGATGTTTATCCAAGCCCAAGCGAATTAACGAGTTTTGGTAGGGAGGCACTTAAGACCAAGCCTGATCACCCTGGTAGCCTAGGACTTGCGATTACCGAGGCCATTGAGTTCACACTAATGGGTGAGGGTAGGAAGTACATACCAGGCAGTGTATTGGGCTTCGTAGTCCTTCACCAAACAGTCATCGGGCAGGAGGTGCTACAGCAAATGCCCGAGGAGCCGAACCTAGTGATTGGTTGTGTTGGAGGTGGTAGTAACTTCAGTGGTTTCTCATTCCCAATGATAGGCGCTAAGTTGAGAAATGAGGGTTTTGAGAAGACGAGGTTCCTCGCCGTTGAATCCAGGGTAGCACCAAAGTTAACCAGCGGTAGGTACATGTATGATTTCCCAGATACTGGGGGTTTATTACCGATGGTTAAGATGCTCACCTTGGGTCATGACTACGTACCACCACCAACCCATGCAGCTGGGCTTAGGTACCATGGTGCTGCACCAAGTCTCTCAATGCTTGTTAAGGAGGGCGTTGTGGAGGCCAGGGCTTATGGTCAGGAGGAGGTTATGGAGGCGGCCAGGATATTCGCGAGGACCGAGGGTATAATACCTGCCCCAGAGTCTGCGCATGCGATAAAGGCTGCGATTGACGAGGCGAAGAGAATGCCAAAGGGATCCGTCATATTCTTCAATTTATCGGGTCATGGTCTACTGGACGTTGATGCCTACAGCAATACTAGGTGA
- the trpA gene encoding tryptophan synthase subunit alpha yields MDIRKPGLGAYITATYPNKETFLNAVKCLSGVSDFLEIGIPTQNPKYDGPVIRKTHFGSELKGLDAIRVTKYGDVPTILMGYIDDYVNNLGLVTETASEVGASSVLFPDLLFEHLDMLENYINAMREYSLRPTFFISSNTPYTLVGTLIKYEPLFIYLGLYAATGIKLPLYIERNVREVRKLVDNITLIAGFAINTPEMVKLVISAGADAVVVGTALVDKLNDQRACVEFMTRLRGGLP; encoded by the coding sequence ATGGACATAAGGAAACCGGGCCTGGGCGCATACATAACTGCTACGTACCCAAATAAAGAAACGTTCCTAAATGCTGTAAAATGCCTATCAGGGGTTTCAGACTTCCTCGAAATAGGAATACCAACACAAAATCCTAAGTACGATGGTCCAGTGATCAGAAAGACGCACTTCGGCTCTGAGCTTAAGGGCCTAGATGCCATTAGGGTGACTAAGTATGGTGATGTACCAACAATACTCATGGGTTATATTGATGATTACGTGAACAATCTAGGACTTGTTACTGAAACAGCCAGTGAAGTTGGAGCATCCTCAGTATTATTCCCAGACCTATTATTTGAGCACCTGGATATGCTTGAGAATTACATAAATGCCATGAGGGAATACTCACTAAGACCTACCTTCTTCATATCGAGTAATACACCATACACGTTAGTGGGTACTCTTATTAAGTACGAGCCACTATTCATATACCTAGGTCTCTACGCAGCTACGGGCATAAAACTACCACTTTATATTGAGAGGAATGTTAGGGAGGTCAGGAAGCTTGTTGACAATATCACGTTAATCGCCGGTTTCGCCATAAATACCCCAGAAATGGTTAAGCTGGTAATCAGCGCTGGCGCTGATGCCGTGGTTGTCGGTACGGCACTTGTGGATAAACTAAACGATCAAAGGGCATGTGTAGAATTCATGACAAGACTCAGGGGTGGTTTGCCATGA
- a CDS encoding indole-3-glycerol-phosphate synthase — translation MDFLGIINELTKKRVEAIKVNARAPGMLRAIERRNSEGYLALIAEYKRASPSGVIRLDLDPWTYFNAVGQYATGFSVLVEPIYFLGSPIFVKIALNYGKPVLYKDFVISREQIREAGELGASSVLLIKRLGGNALWDLVDYAMDLGLEPLIEVDDEDDALEIVNSNPNVMLGINSRDLGDLSVSLDRAISIIRAVRSKANVIIAESGVRGVNDAVRLAREGANAILVGTALMRNVELAKEFSGITIH, via the coding sequence GTGGATTTCCTAGGCATAATTAATGAATTAACAAAAAAGCGTGTTGAGGCTATTAAGGTTAATGCGAGGGCTCCGGGTATGCTTAGGGCAATTGAAAGACGCAATTCCGAGGGTTACCTAGCCCTGATAGCTGAGTACAAGAGGGCGAGCCCCAGCGGCGTTATTAGGCTTGACCTTGACCCCTGGACCTACTTCAACGCGGTCGGTCAATACGCCACTGGATTCAGCGTATTAGTTGAACCAATATACTTTCTCGGTTCACCTATCTTCGTGAAGATAGCCCTTAATTACGGTAAGCCAGTGCTGTATAAGGACTTCGTAATTAGCAGGGAGCAGATCAGGGAGGCTGGGGAACTAGGTGCAAGTTCAGTATTACTCATTAAGAGACTTGGTGGTAATGCGCTGTGGGACTTGGTGGACTATGCCATGGACCTGGGCTTAGAACCCCTTATTGAGGTTGATGATGAGGATGATGCCCTAGAGATCGTTAACAGCAACCCAAACGTAATGCTTGGCATTAACTCCAGGGATTTAGGTGATTTATCAGTATCCCTGGATAGGGCTATTTCAATAATTAGAGCCGTTAGGAGTAAGGCCAATGTTATAATTGCTGAGAGTGGTGTTAGGGGTGTTAATGATGCAGTGAGATTGGCTAGAGAGGGCGCCAATGCCATACTTGTGGGTACTGCTTTAATGAGGAATGTGGAGTTAGCGAAGGAGTTCTCAGGCATTACCATTCATTAA